The following are encoded together in the Montipora capricornis isolate CH-2021 chromosome 5, ASM3666992v2, whole genome shotgun sequence genome:
- the LOC138048539 gene encoding uncharacterized protein has product MQPSTDLCHTCQKNTEKISGCTGASEEDKISVVEAHQDHLRKAKREREIYNSAVDASKDFLKGHPTISILSPSRPCSLKGTVHYSYDYAQQVHYPSNPQQPGPIYFKTPRKCGIFGICCESLPRQINYFIDESVATGKGANATISYVHDFLENHGAGETDVHLHADNCGGQNKNNYVLWYWCWRVIHGLHESVRYSFLVAGHTKFSPDWCFGLMKQRLRRTLISCLFHILEANDKSALSGVNCGKLVGLHDGSVLVKTYDWANYLAPYFKKLNGISKHHHFRLNRHDPGKVFHREYADSPEREFQMLKDMNQLPPRVLPLQVLPSGLDEERRRYLHKEIREFCRPGTEDLVAPVVT; this is encoded by the coding sequence ATGCAACCGTCAACAGATCTTTGCCACACCTGccagaaaaacactgaaaaaataTCAGGGTGCACTGGTGCTTCAGAAGAAGACAAAATTTCAGTCGTTGAAGCTCATCAAGACCACCTTAGAAAAGCCAAACGCGAGCGAGAAATCTACAATTCTGCTGTTGATGCTAGCAAAGATTTTCTTAAGGGCCATCCGACAATTTCAATTCTGTCTCCCAGTCGCCCCTGCTCTTTGAAAGGAACTGTGCACTATTCCTATGATTATGCCCAGCAAGTGCACTACCCAAGCAATCCTCAACAACCGGGACCCATTTACTTCAAAACGCCGAGAAAATGCGGTATTTTTGGCATATGTTGTGAATCATTACCGCGccaaattaattatttcattGACGAATCAGTTGCAACTGGAAAAGGAGCAAACGCAACGATCAGTTACGTGCACGATTTTCTCGAAAACCATGGAGCTGGTGAAACAGATGTTCACCTCCATGCAGACAACTGTGGCGgccagaacaaaaacaattatgtCCTTTGGTACTGGTGCTGGCGGGTCATTCACGGTCTACATGAGAGCGTAAGGTATTCTTTTCTGGTGGCAGGTCACACGAAATTTAGTCCCGACTGGTGCTTTGGACTTAtgaagcaaagattgcgaagaacATTAATATCGTGTTTGTTTCACATCCTCGAGGCTAACGATAAGTCTGCTCTAAGCGGCGTTAATTGTGGTAAGCTAGTTGGGTTACATGACGGGTCTGTACTCGTCAAGACATATGATTGGGCTAACTATCTTGCTCcttatttcaaaaaattaaatggtATCAGCAAACATCATCATTTTAGGCTCAACAGACATGACCCGGGGAAAGTGTTTCACAGGGAATATGCAGATTCGCCTGAGAGAGAATTTCAGATGTTGAAAGACATGAATCAACTCCCTCCCCGTGTTCTCCCACTGCAGGTTTTACCCAGTGGACTTGATGAAGAGCGAAGGAGATATCTTCACAAGGAAATACGCGAGTTCTGTAGACCTGGAACGGAAGATTTAGTGGCCCCGGTAGTAACATAA